The following proteins are encoded in a genomic region of Hoeflea phototrophica DFL-43:
- a CDS encoding DUF427 domain-containing protein encodes MYVAEPENVEDYPRPPAIEPFNCSVLVRFGGELIVQSEIGFRILETYHPPTFYLPIDAFAKDALRPSHGRQTRCEWKGQANYFDLVAGDHVAERAAWTYREPDPRYAQLRDHLALYAEPMDEILVDGVRVIPQPGNFYGGWVTPNIKGPIKGAPGTMHW; translated from the coding sequence ATGTATGTGGCAGAACCTGAGAACGTTGAGGATTACCCCAGACCGCCGGCGATCGAGCCGTTCAACTGCTCTGTGCTGGTGCGTTTCGGAGGTGAATTGATCGTCCAGTCGGAGATTGGTTTCCGCATTCTGGAGACCTATCATCCTCCAACGTTCTATCTGCCCATCGATGCGTTTGCCAAAGACGCGTTGCGCCCGTCGCACGGACGGCAAACGAGGTGCGAATGGAAGGGGCAGGCCAATTATTTTGATCTGGTGGCCGGCGACCATGTGGCTGAGCGCGCGGCATGGACCTATCGCGAGCCGGACCCCCGATATGCCCAGCTGCGAGACCATCTGGCCCTTTACGCCGAGCCGATGGACGAGATTCTCGTGGATGGTGTCCGGGTGATCCCCCAACCGGGAAACTTTTACGGTGGGTGGGTGACGCCAAACATCAAAGGCCCGATCAAGGGCGCACCGGGGACGATGCATTGGTAG